ACGCAGGACACCCGACTCGTCGTAGAGAACCTGCGCGCCGACGAGAAGCGGACGATCGAGAACCAGCTCGGACTCATCGACCGGGTCCTACCGGAGGGAACCCTGGAGAAGTACCAGCTGGAAGAGCCTCAGCAACTGGTCCTCGCGCTGTTCAGGTCGATGTTCGCCCAGGCAGTCGGCGGCTCGGCCGACGCACAGCAGGAAGACCCGCTGCGCAAGCCGCCCGATCGCGCCGCCCGGCATCCTGACGACCAAACCGAATCCGTATGACCGCCGAGGAATCGCAATCCGGTGTCCGGCTGCTCGCCGAGATCCGGGCCGAGATCAGCCGCGCCGACAACAAGGCGGCCGTAGCGGTCGGCGCCATCGCGATGGTGGTGGGGCTGCTCGGCGGCCTCGTCGTGAGCCGCGGCTGGGACCCGTCCCGGCTCGCCCTTCCCTGGGCCGTCATCTGGTGGACCGGAATCTGCGCACTCGCGGCTTCCCTGGTCTCGATGCTCCTCGCGGTCATGCCTCGCTACCGCAAGAGCGACTGGGAACTGGGGCGGCCACTCGGCTACTTCGGCGACATCCGACGCGCCGCCGAATCAGGCGCCCTGACACAAGCGCTGACGGAGGCCGACCGCGACCCGACTCCCCTTCTTGTGGCGGCGCTTGCGGCGACCAGTCGGATCGCCGCACACAAGCACCTGTGCGTACGCGCCGGACTCCTGGCCCTCACAGCGGCGACCTTGCTGCTGCCCGCGGCCCTGCTGCTCGGCTGAGGAAGCCCGTACCGAAGGAAGGAACACCATGTCCCAGCCGTACGAACCTGAGTACCCGGAACACGACCCGGCGGTGTCACCCCGCTATCCCGAGCCTGACTCCACTCCACAGCCACGCCCGCCCGATGCCTTGCGGAAGCCGGCGGCGGATGCGGCATCACAGGCGCCCCGAATATCCGATACCTCAGAGACGCCGGCGACCGTGAGCGGCCAGGACCCCGAGGCCCACGTCCCGCACACCGGGCGCGTCCACATAGCGGCCCGCCGCAGGGGCGCCGACGCCCTCGCCGTCGGATCGCTGGCGCTCCACCTGCCGCACGCGGCGGCCAGCCTCTTGGTCGTGGCCTGCCTGGCCTACGTACTGGAGAGCGCGACCGGCATTCCCCTGTGGGCCACGGTCGCCGGGTGGCTGCTCAGCGGTGCTCTGATCTTTCACCGCCCGACAGAGGCGTTCCTGGCCCACCATGTCTTCGGCCACAGGCCACCGTCCCTCGTGGAGGGTGATCAACTGAAGCCGCTCTGGCGCGACGTCACGGCCCGCTTCGGAGCGGACCCGGCCACATACCAGCTCTGGATCTCCGAGAGCGAGGAACTCAACGCGGAGGCCGCAGCGGGACACATTGTGACCGTCACCTCGGCAGCGCTACGGCTCCCGCCCGGCCAGCTCGCGGCAGTGCTCGCCCATGAGCTCAGCCACCATGTCGCGGGGCACTCCTGGTCCGCGCTCCTGAGCAACTGGTACGCCCTGCCCGGCAGGCTCCTCTGGCGGGCGCTGCAGGGCCTCCACCGGCTCACGCTTCCGCATCGGCACATCGAGGCAAAGGAAGCCAACCGTCGACTCATCCTGCTGGCGGTAGTGGTCGGCCTTGTGCTGCTCTATCTGTTCCCCTGGCTGCTCCTTCCGGCGCTCACTCCATGGCTGCTCGCCGCAGTGAACAGGCGGGCCGAGCTGCGCGCCGACCGAGCCGCGGCCCTGCGCGGCTTCGGCCCTCAGCTGGTCGCGGTGCTGCAGCGCTTCATCACCGACGAGGAAGCCTCGAAGCCACCCAGCCCGGTCCACCGCCACGACCGCCTCCTCCCAGCGCCTTCAATGCTCTCCTCCAAGCCGGATCACCACACCCGGCTGCAGCAGCTCCAGCGGCAGCTTCAGCACCCCGGTCACTGAGGAACGCCGAAGGGCGGCCACCCCACAGGGTGACCGCCCTTCAACAGACGTAGGTCCTACTGGTTGTAAGGCCCGTAGTCGTAGTCCTCCAGCGGAACAGCCTGGCCGGAGCCAGTGCCGAAGGGCGAGTAGTCGATGTCGTCGTAGCCGACGGCCGAGTACATCGCTGCCTTGGCCTCTTCGGTCGGCTCCACCCGGATGTTGCGGTAGCGGGAGAGACCCGTACCGGCCGGGATGAGCTTACCGATGATGACGTTCTCCTTGAGGCCGATCAGGGAGTCGGACTTGGCGTTGATCGCCGCGTCCGTCAGGACCCTGGTCGTCTCCTGGAAGGAGGCGGCCGACAGCCAGGACTCCGTTGCCAGCGAGGCCTTCGTGATACCCATCAGCTGCGGACGGCCGGAGGCGGGGTGACCGCCCTCGGTGACCACACGACGGTTCTCGGTCTCGAACTTCGAGCGCTCGACGAGCTCGCCCGGCAGCAGTTCAGCGTCGCCGGACTCGATGATCGTCACGCGGCGCAGCATCTGCCGGATGATGATCTCGATGTGCTTGTCGTGGATCGACACGCCCTGGCTGTTGTAGACCTTCTGGACTTCGCCGACCAGGTGGACCTGGACCGCGCGCTGACCGAGGATCCGCAGCACGTCGTGCGGGTTGGTGGCACCGAAGGTGAGCTTCTGGCCCACCTCGACGTGGTCACCCTCACGCACGAGGACCTTGGCGCGCTTCGAGATCGGGAAGGGAGTCTCGTCGCTGCCGTCGTCCGGCGTGACGACGATCTTCTTGGTCTTCTCGGTCTCCTCGATACGGATGCGGCCTGCCGCCTCCGAGATCGGGGCGACACCCTTGGGCGTACGAGCCTCGAAGAGCTCGACGACACGGGGCAGACCCTGGGTGATGTCGTCACCGGCCACACCACCGGTGTGGAACGTACGCATCGTCAGCTGCGTGCCGGGCTCACCGATGGACTGGGCGGCGATGATGCCGACCGCCTCACCGATGTCGACCAGCTTGCCGGTGGCGAGCGAACGGCCGTAGCAGAAGGCACAGGTGCCGACCGCGGACTCACAGGTCAGGACCGAACGGGTCTTGACCTCCTCGACGCCGTTGGCGACCAGGGCGTCGATGAGCACGTCACCGAGGTCGACGTTGGCCGGCGCGATGACCTTGCCGTCGATGACGACGTCCTCGGCCAGCATGC
This Streptomyces sp. NBC_01283 DNA region includes the following protein-coding sequences:
- a CDS encoding M48 family metalloprotease; amino-acid sequence: MSGQDPEAHVPHTGRVHIAARRRGADALAVGSLALHLPHAAASLLVVACLAYVLESATGIPLWATVAGWLLSGALIFHRPTEAFLAHHVFGHRPPSLVEGDQLKPLWRDVTARFGADPATYQLWISESEELNAEAAAGHIVTVTSAALRLPPGQLAAVLAHELSHHVAGHSWSALLSNWYALPGRLLWRALQGLHRLTLPHRHIEAKEANRRLILLAVVVGLVLLYLFPWLLLPALTPWLLAAVNRRAELRADRAAALRGFGPQLVAVLQRFITDEEASKPPSPVHRHDRLLPAPSMLSSKPDHHTRLQQLQRQLQHPGH
- a CDS encoding Pycsar system effector family protein — translated: MTAEESQSGVRLLAEIRAEISRADNKAAVAVGAIAMVVGLLGGLVVSRGWDPSRLALPWAVIWWTGICALAASLVSMLLAVMPRYRKSDWELGRPLGYFGDIRRAAESGALTQALTEADRDPTPLLVAALAATSRIAAHKHLCVRAGLLALTAATLLLPAALLLG